A genome region from Bacteroides sp. includes the following:
- a CDS encoding cupin domain-containing protein, which translates to MNDVYVKLARIRGDKIPLHKHREEDELFYVLEGELFMEVEGEAGFVMKAGDIYVVKKGKEHRISSKEECRIMLIENKTTAHTGEVKTDITRSIEEQM; encoded by the coding sequence GTGAATGATGTATATGTAAAGCTGGCCAGGATCAGGGGGGATAAGATCCCCTTGCATAAGCACCGGGAAGAGGATGAGTTGTTCTATGTTCTTGAAGGAGAACTGTTCATGGAAGTGGAAGGCGAAGCAGGCTTCGTGATGAAGGCAGGCGATATTTATGTCGTAAAAAAGGGGAAGGAACACAGGATCTCTTCAAAGGAGGAGTGCAGGATCATGCTGATTGAAAACAAGACGACGGCCCATACAGGTGAAGTGAAGACAGACATTACCCGGAGCATTGAAGAGCAAATGTGA
- a CDS encoding DUF305 domain-containing protein, translating into MENNHHKNKNQYTKFLLMLGGSFTAMYLTMYLNTYETGHLFFSLTRFYMACLGISAMAVIMLLFMLNMYKNKKKNIAIFLGSLILFVSALTLVRTQTPIGDVTYMKAMIPHHSIAILTSKRATIKDPEVRKLADEIIKAQEKEIAEMKAYIQRLQAKD; encoded by the coding sequence ATGGAAAATAATCACCACAAAAATAAGAATCAGTATACAAAATTCTTGTTGATGCTGGGGGGATCCTTTACAGCAATGTACTTAACCATGTACCTTAATACATACGAAACGGGCCACCTTTTTTTTAGTCTTACCCGTTTTTACATGGCTTGTTTGGGCATTTCTGCAATGGCAGTGATCATGCTACTGTTTATGCTAAATATGTACAAAAACAAGAAGAAAAACATCGCTATTTTTCTAGGCAGCCTGATTCTTTTTGTAAGTGCTCTAACGCTGGTCAGAACGCAAACGCCAATCGGCGATGTAACCTATATGAAGGCAATGATTCCACATCATTCAATTGCCATTCTTACGAGTAAAAGGGCTACTATAAAAGACCCTGAAGTAAGAAAATTAGCAGATGAAATTATCAAGGCGCAAGAAAAGGAGATTGCAGAAATGAAAGCATATATTCAAAGGTTGCAGGCAAAAGATTAA
- a CDS encoding carboxymuconolactone decarboxylase family protein: MIGKIQIPEAIGSRAEYKRKFSPGEMYWGFVQIPGAITNMAGNKRKKLADQGLIERVQLAVTEVNGCAACSYAHTYMALKQGIPQEEIKSFLSGDDAFVKQEEAKAILFAQHFADTKGLPNAEAYNTLVDEYGEAKAQIIYSAAQIMQAGNIYGIPFSALVSRLKGKPYKESSLGYELGMHIAGFVLLPFALIHGTVRRVFGVSNIRLENI; encoded by the coding sequence ATGATCGGTAAAATACAGATACCAGAAGCCATTGGTTCGAGGGCTGAATACAAAAGGAAATTTAGCCCGGGAGAGATGTATTGGGGGTTTGTCCAGATTCCCGGGGCCATCACTAATATGGCAGGAAACAAAAGAAAAAAGCTTGCAGACCAGGGCCTGATTGAACGGGTTCAACTGGCGGTAACGGAGGTGAATGGATGTGCTGCCTGTTCCTACGCCCATACCTATATGGCTTTAAAACAAGGAATCCCGCAGGAGGAGATCAAAAGCTTCCTCAGCGGTGACGACGCTTTTGTTAAACAAGAGGAGGCCAAGGCCATCCTTTTTGCCCAGCATTTTGCGGACACGAAAGGGTTACCCAATGCTGAGGCCTATAATACCCTGGTCGATGAATACGGGGAAGCAAAAGCCCAAATCATTTATTCAGCTGCACAGATCATGCAAGCAGGCAATATTTATGGCATTCCCTTCAGCGCACTGGTTTCCAGGCTTAAAGGGAAACCTTATAAAGAAAGTTCCCTGGGCTATGAGCTGGGGATGCATATTGCAGGTTTTGTCCTTCTCCCATTTGCCCTGATCCACGGGACAGTAAGGAGGGTTTTTGGCGTTTCAAACATCAGGCTGGAAAATATTTAA
- a CDS encoding SRPBCC family protein, producing the protein MKYNCSVELDLPIDQVIRLWDDEAHFAEWQDGFQSIVHLEGTPNTPGARSKIIFHQGKNVIELTETILSNKLPEEKKALYDHQHMTNIQTTCFEPLAGQKTRYFSEVEYSKFNGLMPKILAFLFPGLFKKQSQRWMQNLKALQKTLTKIIKNKTIAW; encoded by the coding sequence ATGAAATACAATTGCAGCGTTGAATTAGACTTACCCATTGATCAGGTGATCAGGTTATGGGATGATGAAGCCCATTTTGCAGAGTGGCAGGATGGATTTCAATCCATTGTTCACCTGGAGGGCACACCTAACACCCCGGGTGCCAGATCAAAAATCATTTTTCATCAAGGCAAAAATGTTATTGAACTTACAGAAACTATTCTTTCCAATAAGCTCCCGGAGGAGAAGAAGGCCTTGTATGACCATCAACATATGACCAATATCCAAACCACATGTTTTGAACCCCTTGCAGGTCAAAAGACCAGGTATTTTTCTGAAGTTGAGTACAGCAAATTCAATGGCCTGATGCCTAAGATCCTGGCATTCTTGTTTCCCGGTTTGTTTAAAAAGCAAAGTCAGCGATGGATGCAGAATCTCAAGGCTTTGCAGAAAACTTTGACGAAAATCATAAAAAATAAAACCATTGCATGGTAG